DNA sequence from the Acinonyx jubatus isolate Ajub_Pintada_27869175 chromosome A3, VMU_Ajub_asm_v1.0, whole genome shotgun sequence genome:
CCCCATAAGCATCTCTCCCTTAGAgacaatgaggaaaatgagagcaGAGGAAAGAACAGACTAATTTAAAGAGTGTCCATAAAGGGGAGGAGGGTTGCTAAGAcaaatcttttattattaatttttttaagacaaatctTTTAAAGGAACCATTTGGGTGGCAGAGACTAGGGACAGAGATTAGACTCAGCCACTATGTTGCACAGGGGCTGATCACCggtccctcccctttccccccccccccccaccaaatcctGGATAAATAGCAGTCAGACCTCTGACAGGTCACCTCTAGCTGGCCTTAATCATCCCGACAGCCTCCCCTCCGCAGCTGCTCCCGCCATCCAGCATAGGAGATGGGACCCCACTCCGGGGCACCGGGTAGCCACTTCCAGATGCATCAAAGACATTTCATGAGTGTGCTGAAGGGAGGCTCAAGGAGGCCACTGGCCTGCAGAGGTGGTGTTCCAAAGGGCCAGCATTTCCCTGCCGATTATCTTCCAAGACAAATCCCCACTTCACTAATTCTGCTGTGCCCTGTGCCTGACCAGTAGGGCCAGGGTTGTGAGACTGCCTGCTGGATCCCCAGACCCGGACTGTAGCCCAGAATTATCCAGCTCAAGGGTGTTAACTTGCACTCTCTGGAGTTTGGGAGAAGGAGGGAATCCAGCCCCGAACACCGACCTTTCCAGAGCACCCTTTCCCAGGCACCTTTCAGAGACCTCAGTGGGGACGCCTCAGAAGTCAGCCAGCTTGGCATAGGCTTTGCGGCATCTAGCTCTGGGGTTAGCTGCCGCTGTCGGTGCTACCCCGCGCAATGAGCATCGGACGCAGAGGCTGGCCTTCTTTTGTGGCATCTCTCCTCCTCTGTGGatcctcctctgtgcctcctcctcTGGCATCTCCGTTCCCGGCGCCCACCCACCTCCATCCTACAGAAATCTCACTGAAAAGGTCCTGGGATTTGCGATTGCGCGGAGTGAAGGGAGGGGGCGACTGGGACCCGGGCAGACCGGGAATTCACAGCGACGCCTTTGGGAGCTTCAGGTTCCGCTTCTAGGAAATGAGTTTAATGATGGGACAGACCCTGCAGGTCTTCGAGAAGATCATAGGGGCAGGGGGGCgcggtggagaggaggaggatgtCAAGCGCCCGGCTAAGGGCTCTGCACGCTCAGCATAGTCGCTACCACCCCAGGGCCGCGTTACCCAAACGGAGGACTCTGGGACCCCTAGCCCCGCGGCTgcagagggcagagcaggggagtgggaggcCAAAGGTCAGACAAGACAGGATCTGAGGTGAGCAGCTGAGGGGGCGGGAGGTCCATCTGGGGCTCTGGACGACCTGGggcggggctggatcccaggcgGGGGCGCGGAGGTGGGCAGGCCGGGCGGGGCGCGCGGGCGCTCGGACTGGGGTGCGAAGGGCGCACGGCGCGGGATTGGCGGGCGCTCCCCGCGGGGCCCACCGCAGGCTTTTCAGGCGGAGCAGGCAGAGGCGCACGCACCTGCACCGGAGTCCCAGGGCAAGTACTCTCCACCGCGCTCCCGCCGCCCCGGGCGGGCACCCCTGGGCATGAGCGCCCCCCCGACGCTGCCCCCAGAGGGCGAGGAAGAGCTCCAGACAGCCTGGTCCCCTGCGGTCAACGCCAGCTGCGCCCCTGCTGAGGAGGAGGCAGCGGCGGGGACCGGGGACGCAGGGGCACCGGGCATGGTCATCCAGTGCATCTACGCGCTGGTGTGCTTGGTGGGCCTGGTGGGCAACGCCCTGGTTATCTTCGTGATCCTCCGCTACGCCAAGATGAAGACGGCCACCAACATCTACCTGCTCAACCTGGCCATCGCGGATGAGCTCTTCATGCTGAGCGTGCCCTTCGTGGCCTCGTCGGCCGCCCTGCGCCACTGGCCCTTCGGGTCTGTGCTGTGCCGTGCGGTGCTCAGTGTGGACGGCCTCAACATGTTCACCAGCGTTTTCTGTCTGACGGTGCTCAGCGTGGACCGCTACGTCGCCGTGGTGCACCCTCTGCGCGCCGCCACCTACCGGAGGCCCAGCGTGGCCAAGCTCATCAACTTGGGTGTGTGGCTGGCATCCTTGCTGGTCACCCTGCCCATCGCCATCTTCGCTGACACCAAGCCGTCTCGGGGCGGCCAAGCCGTGGCCTGCAACCTGCATTGGCCTCACCCGGCCTGGTCGGCGGTCTTTGTGATCTATACTTTCCTGCTGGGCTTCCTGCTGCCCGTTCTGGCCATCGGCCTGTGCTACCTGCTCATCGTGGGCAAGATGCGGGCGGTGGCACTGCGAGCCGGCTGGCAGCAGCGCAGGCGCTCAGAAAAGAAGATCACGCGGCTGGTGCTGATGGTGGTAGCAGTCTTTGTGCTCTGCTGGATGCCTTTCTATGTGGTGCAGCTGCTAAACCTGTTTGTGACCAGCCTCGATGCTACAGTCAACCATGTGTCCCTCATCCTCAGCTACGCCAACAGCTGTGCCAACCCTATCCTCTATGGCTTCCTCTCAGACAACTTCCGCCGTTCCTTCCAGCGGGTTCTCTGCCTGCGCTGCTGCCTCTTGGATGTCGCAGGTGGTGCTGAGGAAGAGCCCCTGGACTACTATGCCACTGCTGTCAAGAGTAGAGGTGGGGCAGGATGGATATGCCCCCCACTCCCCTGTCAGCAGGAGCCCTTACGACCAGAACCCAGCCACAAGCCGGTCCCTCTCACCAGGACCACCACCTTCTGAAGAACCCTTtcacctcctccccagcctggccACCTGTAAGGGAGTCTGTGCTACCCTGACACCCCAGCAGACTGCCAGTCCTAGATGCTCATCTAAGAGCCACCACCTGTTCccaccacagccacagccacCTTTTCCCAGCAGTCTATGGGCCAGCCCCAAGAGCATCAAagctcctttcctttgttctgtcCTCAGGACTCTGGTTTCTAGGGGGGCACCTTCATGGGGGTAGGACTCCTCTGACCACCAGTCCATGATGTTAATTATTCCTGGA
Encoded proteins:
- the SSTR4 gene encoding somatostatin receptor type 4 → MSAPPTLPPEGEEELQTAWSPAVNASCAPAEEEAAAGTGDAGAPGMVIQCIYALVCLVGLVGNALVIFVILRYAKMKTATNIYLLNLAIADELFMLSVPFVASSAALRHWPFGSVLCRAVLSVDGLNMFTSVFCLTVLSVDRYVAVVHPLRAATYRRPSVAKLINLGVWLASLLVTLPIAIFADTKPSRGGQAVACNLHWPHPAWSAVFVIYTFLLGFLLPVLAIGLCYLLIVGKMRAVALRAGWQQRRRSEKKITRLVLMVVAVFVLCWMPFYVVQLLNLFVTSLDATVNHVSLILSYANSCANPILYGFLSDNFRRSFQRVLCLRCCLLDVAGGAEEEPLDYYATAVKSRGGAGWICPPLPCQQEPLRPEPSHKPVPLTRTTTF